In Candidatus Dependentiae bacterium, the sequence TCTTCCATGTGAATTCTTGTTAATCTTATGTTTTTAATTTCACCATTTGGTAATTCAATTGGTACAGCGCCATTTGTGCATATTGGAGCTTTATCTTGAGTAATTTGATAATTTTTAGGTAAATCCGGGTACATGTAATGTTTTCTATCAAACCAACAAGGGCTGGTAATTTTACTATTTGTAGCCAATCCGGCCATTATTGCAAAATCTATAACTTTTTTATTAAGAACTGGTAATGTTCCCGGAAATCCGGAACAAACCGGACATATGTTTTGATTTGGTCTGTCTCCAAAATTATTTGGACAAGAGCAAAATATTTTTGATTTTGTTTTTAATTGTACATGAACTTCTATTCCAATATTTGCTTTAAAATCAGGATATTTATCTAAAATATTTTTAATTTCATGCGCCATATTATTTCATCTTTTCTATTTTGTATTGGCTTAATTGTAAATTTTTATCACTCTCAAGGACTATTTTACAATTTAAAGATTTTTCAAGGTCTATGATAGATTGAAATTCGTGATGGATCAAATAGTCAAATATATTTTCAGGAACAGTTAAAGATATTGATCCCTTGATTTTATTTTTCAATACATCGTTTTTAAAATTTGTGAGTATTTCAAAACTTTTCGTTTCCGTTGATTTTACAACGCCATAACCATTACATATAGGACAAACATTTGTTAATTGCTGAATTAATGTTTTTCCGGATCTTTTTCGTGTCATTTGGATTAGACCAAATTCAGAAACTTTAAGTAATACTGATTGATATTTATCACGTTCTTTTAAAGTTTTTTCTAAAAATTTAGATAATTTTAATTTATTGGCACTGATTGCCATATCAATAAAATCGATAACAATTAATCCACCAATATTTCTTAGTCGCAATTGTCTTACAATTTCTTCTGCAGCTTCCAGATTGGTCTTTAAAATTGTGTCTTCAAGATTATCTTTTCCGATAAATTTTCCGGTATTTACGTCAATAACGGTCATAGCTTCGGTTGTTTCTATAATTAAAGTTCCTCCGGAGCGCAAAGAAACTTTTTTAGCTAAAGCTTTTTCAAGTTGTTTATCTATTTCAAATTTTTCAAATAAATCCGGCGGAGTTTGATAATATTTTACTTTATCTATATGTTCCGGCACAAAATTTCTTACAAACTTTTGTATGGATTCAGTCTCTTGTTTATTGTCAACATAAAGAATATCGACATCTTCATCAAAATGTTCGCGAATGGCTCTTAGCGTGACTCTTAAATCTTCATGTATTTTTTCACCAACTTTTGCACGTTTAAATTTTTTCTGAATTGATTGCCAGGTCGAAATTAAAAAAGATATGTCTTTTTTTAAATCTTTTGCTTTACGGCCTTCCATGGTTGTGCGGATTATAGCTCCCATATTTGGCGGCAAACATTTTAGTAAAATTTCTTTTAATCTTGTGCGTTCATCTTTATCACTTATTTTTTTTGATATTCCAATTTGAGGAATATTTGGCATTAGGACGACAAATTTACCCGGAAGAGTAAAACATGTTGTAAGTTTTGCACCCTTTTCATAAATGGGTTCTTTAATTACTTGAACTAAAATTTCTTCATTTTGTGAAAATATTTTTTCTATACTTATCGCTTTTTTAATTTGTTTGCGAATTACATCTTGCTCAGAATCATCAACATGTAAAAATTCTGCAGTTTTTTCAGTTGCCAACGCCCTGTCTATTTCAGATATGTGCAAAAAACCGGCCTTTTTTTGGCCAATATCGACAAAAGCAGTTTGTATTCCGGGCAAAAGTTTGGATATTTTCCCTTTAAAAAAACATTTTTCCAATTCTTCTTTGGAATGTGTATCAAAATACATATCTTGCAATTTATCATCTCGCAAGACGGCAACTCTTGTTTGCCAAATATTTTTATTTATTAAAATTTTTTTCAAGCTATACTCCGTATAATAATTTTGTATTTTCTAAATTTCTTATTAAATAATAAACACCATTATAAACAATATTGTCAAAAATTAGTATGAAATTTCAAGAAAATATGGTAATGTTTAGGCCGATAAGGTTTTTTTAGTTTTACTTTTCATATTGTGGAAGGAGTTCTATGTTGAATTTACATAAGATTATGATTTCTTGTACTCTCGTTTTGGCACTTCTGATGGTTGGATGCGGAAAAAAGAGTAATAAGAATGATAATAAAAAGGTCGCATTAAACGAAAATAGCTTAACGCAAAAAATGGCCGAAGCAGATATTCCTGTAGTGGATAATGAAATTGAAGATTTTTTTGAAGATTCTTCAGAATTTGCATTCGCCGATGAAAATTTAGACACAACCAAAGTTGCTCAATCTGAAATTGATAATTCTTTATTAAACGAAAATACCGAAGATGAAAATGCATTTGTTGCATGGAACGAAGAAGAGGTTCAAAACTTAAATTTTAAAACAGTTCAATTTGATTTGAATGAGAATAGAATTAGAGAAGATCAAAAACATGCTTTAACTGAAGATGTTCAAGCTGCAAAATTAGCCGTTGCAGAAGGTAAAACTGTTGTAGTTCAAGGACATGCATGTCAGATGGGCTCACCAAGTTATAATATACCTCTTTCAGAAAGAAGAGCCGATGTTATTAAAAAAGAAATGGTAAAAAGCGGCGTTCCTGAAGAAAAGGTAAAAACAGTTGGTTATGGTCAAGAAATGCCAATAGTCTGGAGCGAAAAAACGGATAAACAAGAACTTATAAAAGAACTTGCTCCAAACAGAAGAGCTGAAATAACAGTAAGTTAATTAAAAGAATTTTAAAAATAGAAAAGACCGAAATAAAATTTTATTTCGGTCTTTTCTATTTTCTTAATCTTCTATTGTAACAGGTATTTTATCAAGATCGTGAGTTATCTGAGTTTTTATATTCTTTAAGATATTTTTAATTTTTGTTTCATTACCTTTAAATTCAATTGCATTATTTGAATTTAATATAATTCTTGTATTTTCACTCAATGTTAAAATCTTTTCACCTTCTGAAAGTTCTATAATAGGCATCATATTTTCAGTTTTTTCCACATAAGCATAAAGTGTATCAAATAAATATCTTGTAGATAGATTTTCAAATGGTCCAATTATAGTTGAAAATTCTTTATCAGATGGTTTTGTTTCAAGTTGTTTAAATCCAAATAAAAGCATTATTGGTGAAATTATTGACGTTAAAATAATAACTGTTACACAGACTACGTACTGATTTGCAGACATTAGATTTGTACTATTTAAAATAGTTGCTATAACAAGTCCGACCTCACCTCGTGCGACCATAGATGATCCAAATAGGTAACTTTCCCAAAAGGACCATTTTTGAGTGTTATCTTTTATGAAAAAATTTGTAATCCATGTACTTATAAAACAACCAAATACTTTTGCAACTACAGCAACAACCAATAAAATAAATATTGAAATCCAATGGTGCAAATTTAATCCATTAATATTAACTTGCATTCCAATAGATCCTAAAAATATTGGCAATAAAATTGAATTAACAAATGGCGAAATTGCTCTTAATGCTCTATGTTTTTTATCCGATGTTCGATGAAATAATCCTGCAAAATATGCTCCGGTAATTCCGGCAAGGCCTCCAACCATTTCCGATAAAGAAAAATATGAAAGCATCATTAGTGTTGCAAATGGTGGAATTAAGTGTGAAAGTTTGTATTTATCAAGTAGATTGTTTACCGGACTTATGAATAGTTTTCCAACCAAAAACATAAGTATAAAAGCAAATACCATTTTTATTAATGCAAAACTGATACTTGTATTCGCAGATATTTGATTAGTATTTGTTACAATTCCAAGAGCACCACTTTGAAGAAGTATTATAAAAATTGAAAATAATATAATAGCCAAGATATCATCAATTATAGACGCACCAATTGTAGCTTTTGACGAACGTAAATTAATTTTTCCATATGAAATCAACATGGCAATAGGTATGGATACACTTGTAGCAGCAAAGACTACGCCTTGCCCAATTGCAGAAGCAAGCGTAAATGCACTTCCCTCAATTAAATACAACGTTCCTGTAATCATAAATATTGGTAATATTGCAGCTATAAAACCTGCCAAAGTTGATTCAATTCCAACTTTTGCAATATCCTGAACATCTGTTTCGTGTCCTGCAATCCAAAGTAAATATGATACTGTTAATCCCGATGAAATTAATAATACGAAAAAAATAAAAAAATCAGTTGAAGCAATATTGCAAATATATTGTTTTGTAGAGTCTAAAAATTTTATAGGTTCATTTAATATATGAATATTTTTTATATTTATAATTGATGGACCAAGTATTATTCCACCAATTATCTGTCCTGCAACAATGGGTAAATTTAATAATTTTTTTAATATTTTACCTGTTGCTATTGTTGTTAATAATAATATGGCCAAAAATAAGCAAAATTTTGATATAAAATCAGCACTTATGCCGCTGTCGGAAATTAATGAAATTGATAGGTTATTTATATTCATAATCTACTTTCTTTTTTATTTAAACTATTTTAATGAAAATTGACCACAGGCACCTTGTGTGTCTTTTCCCCTACTTTTTCGTATAGTTGTGAATATATTTTTTGATTTTAAATAATTTGCGAATTTTTCTATTTTATTATCTTCAGATGGTTTACCTGAAAATGTTTTTATTGGATTAAACGGGATTAAATTAATTTTTACTTTAAGATCTGACACTAGCTTATGTAATTTAATAGCATGTTGTAAGCTATCATTTATATCATTGATCATTAAATATTCTATTGTAATAAAATCTCTTTTATTTAATTTAATTTTTTTTAATTCGGTGATTAAATTTGATAAAGAATATAATTTGTTTATTGGCATAAATTCTAAGCGTTGTTCTTCTGTTGGAAAA encodes:
- a CDS encoding OmpA family protein; the encoded protein is MLNLHKIMISCTLVLALLMVGCGKKSNKNDNKKVALNENSLTQKMAEADIPVVDNEIEDFFEDSSEFAFADENLDTTKVAQSEIDNSLLNENTEDENAFVAWNEEEVQNLNFKTVQFDLNENRIREDQKHALTEDVQAAKLAVAEGKTVVVQGHACQMGSPSYNIPLSERRADVIKKEMVKSGVPEEKVKTVGYGQEMPIVWSEKTDKQELIKELAPNRRAEITVS
- a CDS encoding Rne/Rng family ribonuclease, whose amino-acid sequence is MKKILINKNIWQTRVAVLRDDKLQDMYFDTHSKEELEKCFFKGKISKLLPGIQTAFVDIGQKKAGFLHISEIDRALATEKTAEFLHVDDSEQDVIRKQIKKAISIEKIFSQNEEILVQVIKEPIYEKGAKLTTCFTLPGKFVVLMPNIPQIGISKKISDKDERTRLKEILLKCLPPNMGAIIRTTMEGRKAKDLKKDISFLISTWQSIQKKFKRAKVGEKIHEDLRVTLRAIREHFDEDVDILYVDNKQETESIQKFVRNFVPEHIDKVKYYQTPPDLFEKFEIDKQLEKALAKKVSLRSGGTLIIETTEAMTVIDVNTGKFIGKDNLEDTILKTNLEAAEEIVRQLRLRNIGGLIVIDFIDMAISANKLKLSKFLEKTLKERDKYQSVLLKVSEFGLIQMTRKRSGKTLIQQLTNVCPICNGYGVVKSTETKSFEILTNFKNDVLKNKIKGSISLTVPENIFDYLIHHEFQSIIDLEKSLNCKIVLESDKNLQLSQYKIEKMK
- a CDS encoding cation:proton antiporter yields the protein MNINNLSISLISDSGISADFISKFCLFLAILLLTTIATGKILKKLLNLPIVAGQIIGGIILGPSIINIKNIHILNEPIKFLDSTKQYICNIASTDFFIFFVLLISSGLTVSYLLWIAGHETDVQDIAKVGIESTLAGFIAAILPIFMITGTLYLIEGSAFTLASAIGQGVVFAATSVSIPIAMLISYGKINLRSSKATIGASIIDDILAIILFSIFIILLQSGALGIVTNTNQISANTSISFALIKMVFAFILMFLVGKLFISPVNNLLDKYKLSHLIPPFATLMMLSYFSLSEMVGGLAGITGAYFAGLFHRTSDKKHRALRAISPFVNSILLPIFLGSIGMQVNINGLNLHHWISIFILLVVAVVAKVFGCFISTWITNFFIKDNTQKWSFWESYLFGSSMVARGEVGLVIATILNSTNLMSANQYVVCVTVIILTSIISPIMLLFGFKQLETKPSDKEFSTIIGPFENLSTRYLFDTLYAYVEKTENMMPIIELSEGEKILTLSENTRIILNSNNAIEFKGNETKIKNILKNIKTQITHDLDKIPVTIED